A region from the Bacteroidota bacterium genome encodes:
- a CDS encoding nitrate reductase subunit alpha, producing the protein MSWIADLINPDARTWEDFYRNRWQHDKIVRSTHGVNCTGGCSWNIHVKNGLVTWEMQALDYPIIAKDIPPYEPRGCQRGISFSWYIYSPVRVKYPYIRGRLLDLWRVARQTHENPVDAWRSIQENPSLRSQYQKARGKGGFRRTTWVQAEEIMAAANLYTIQKWGSDRIIGFSPIPAMSMVSYAAGARFMQLMGGVSMSFYDWYCDLPPASPEIWGEQTDVAESADWYHSKFIAAIGSNVFMTRTPDAHFMVEARHAGAKVVVFSPDFNMTAKGSDEWIPIQQGQDSAFWMAVGHVILRECYQQKQVDYFTDYTRRTTDFPFLVKLEQAPDGTWRAGSLLKAHEVPGTEKEENREWKSFVWDEISGKPVIPMGTVGHRWQKDKGQWNLNPKESISGKDIRPALSVQTDQSEWIPVTFNDFSIGTNDRVVARKVPVQQVKGTHGKVTITTVFDLMMAQYGVNRAPGENDISYLDPTQPYTPAWQEQFTGISQETVIRFAREWAQTAEVTHGKCSVIIGAGANHWYHNNLVYRAPISVLMMTGCIGVNGGGLNHYVGQEKLVPQTSWAPIAFGADWGAPPRQQNSPSFHYIHSDQWRYDKRFDELCAVADPGKDLTTGHTIDKNIQAVRNGWLPFYPQFEKPNHILVEEARAAGAKTDAEIIEWIVSQLKEKRLKFSVEDPDHEANFPRLFYIWRGNALMSSAKGHEYFLRHYLGTHDNAIAPEIGPDQVKEVAWHEKLPTGKMDLIVDLNFRMDTSALYSDIVLPAATFYEKNDLNSTDMHSFIHPLQKAVQPCWESRNDWDIFKNIAKATSKLAKKTAFPSFTDLIATPIAHDTPGELAQPTVKNWITGEVDPIPGKTMPNFRVVDRDISKVYDKFISVGPGIRKNGLGMHGVHIDVADLHEQHLKEFPTELVEGEERISLREDKLVCEFILAFAAETNGELAWRAFDYESKKTGLDLMDLAGPNRGVKITFADIVANPRRVLTSPFWTGFTTKGRTYSAYCLNVERGVPFRTLTGRQHFYLDHEAYVQYGENLPTHKPVIDALHYGDLVNSSPEGQTIRLNFLTPHGKWGIHSTYGDTVRMKTLSRGVEPVWMNDEDAKAIGVQDNDWVEIINDNGVMCTRANVSHRLPRGMCMVYHSPERTLSVPKSPERGNRRGGGHNSLTRVRLKPLFMIGGYAQFTYAFNYWGPTGVNRETQVIIKKMNQVNY; encoded by the coding sequence ATGTCCTGGATCGCCGATCTCATCAATCCGGATGCCCGAACGTGGGAAGATTTTTACCGGAATCGCTGGCAGCATGACAAAATCGTCCGAAGTACCCATGGTGTGAACTGCACCGGTGGCTGTTCATGGAATATTCATGTCAAAAATGGGCTGGTCACCTGGGAAATGCAGGCACTTGACTACCCCATCATTGCCAAAGACATACCGCCGTATGAGCCCCGAGGCTGTCAGCGCGGAATTTCCTTTTCCTGGTATATCTACAGTCCGGTCCGGGTGAAATATCCCTACATTCGCGGCCGTCTGCTCGATTTGTGGCGTGTGGCCCGTCAGACACATGAAAATCCGGTGGATGCCTGGCGTTCCATACAGGAAAATCCGTCTCTGCGCAGTCAGTATCAGAAAGCGCGGGGCAAAGGCGGATTCCGCCGCACCACCTGGGTACAGGCCGAAGAAATCATGGCAGCAGCCAACCTGTACACCATTCAGAAATGGGGTTCCGATCGTATCATCGGCTTCTCCCCCATACCAGCCATGAGCATGGTTTCGTATGCGGCCGGTGCGCGGTTTATGCAACTGATGGGCGGCGTTTCCATGAGTTTCTATGACTGGTACTGCGATTTGCCACCTGCCTCTCCTGAAATCTGGGGCGAACAGACCGATGTGGCCGAATCGGCCGATTGGTATCATTCCAAGTTTATTGCAGCCATCGGATCGAATGTATTCATGACCCGTACTCCCGATGCTCACTTCATGGTCGAGGCCCGCCATGCAGGGGCTAAAGTGGTGGTCTTTTCTCCTGACTTTAACATGACGGCCAAAGGATCTGATGAATGGATCCCCATTCAGCAGGGACAGGATTCCGCTTTCTGGATGGCGGTGGGGCATGTGATTCTGCGTGAATGCTACCAGCAGAAACAGGTGGATTATTTTACGGATTACACACGGCGGACCACCGACTTTCCCTTCCTGGTAAAACTAGAGCAAGCACCCGATGGCACCTGGCGTGCCGGATCGCTTCTGAAGGCTCATGAAGTACCCGGAACAGAAAAAGAGGAAAACCGGGAATGGAAATCCTTCGTCTGGGATGAAATCTCGGGTAAACCGGTAATTCCCATGGGAACCGTTGGCCATCGCTGGCAGAAAGACAAAGGTCAGTGGAATCTGAATCCGAAGGAAAGCATCTCAGGCAAGGACATCCGCCCCGCCCTTTCTGTTCAGACCGATCAATCCGAGTGGATTCCGGTAACCTTCAATGACTTTTCAATCGGAACCAATGACCGTGTGGTTGCCCGGAAAGTACCGGTTCAACAGGTAAAAGGCACTCATGGTAAAGTCACCATCACCACGGTTTTTGATCTGATGATGGCCCAATATGGTGTGAATCGTGCACCAGGTGAAAATGACATCTCCTATCTGGATCCCACTCAACCCTACACACCGGCCTGGCAGGAACAATTCACGGGTATCAGTCAGGAAACGGTGATCCGGTTTGCACGTGAATGGGCTCAGACGGCCGAGGTTACCCACGGAAAATGCTCGGTGATCATCGGAGCCGGGGCGAATCACTGGTATCATAATAATCTGGTGTACCGTGCACCGATTTCGGTCCTGATGATGACCGGATGTATTGGCGTGAACGGAGGTGGATTGAACCACTATGTGGGTCAGGAAAAACTGGTTCCTCAAACCTCGTGGGCTCCCATCGCCTTCGGAGCCGATTGGGGCGCACCTCCCCGGCAGCAGAATTCACCTTCCTTTCACTACATCCATTCCGATCAGTGGCGGTATGACAAACGGTTCGATGAGCTCTGTGCCGTTGCCGATCCGGGCAAGGATCTGACCACCGGTCACACCATTGATAAGAATATTCAGGCCGTCCGGAACGGATGGTTACCATTCTATCCCCAGTTTGAAAAACCGAATCACATTCTGGTGGAAGAAGCCCGTGCGGCCGGTGCAAAAACCGACGCAGAGATTATTGAATGGATCGTGAGCCAGTTGAAAGAAAAGAGACTGAAATTCAGTGTGGAAGATCCCGATCATGAAGCCAACTTCCCCCGGTTGTTCTATATCTGGCGCGGAAATGCCCTCATGTCATCAGCCAAGGGACATGAGTACTTTCTGCGCCACTACCTCGGGACCCACGACAATGCAATAGCACCCGAAATCGGACCCGATCAGGTGAAGGAAGTGGCCTGGCATGAAAAACTTCCCACCGGAAAAATGGATCTCATCGTGGACCTGAATTTCCGGATGGATACCTCTGCCCTGTATTCAGACATCGTATTGCCGGCCGCCACTTTCTATGAAAAGAATGACCTGAACTCGACGGATATGCACAGTTTTATCCATCCGCTGCAAAAGGCCGTTCAACCCTGCTGGGAAAGCCGCAATGACTGGGATATTTTCAAAAATATTGCCAAAGCCACCTCGAAACTGGCAAAGAAAACTGCCTTCCCTTCCTTCACCGACCTGATCGCCACCCCGATTGCCCATGACACACCGGGCGAACTGGCACAACCCACTGTAAAAAACTGGATCACAGGCGAAGTGGATCCCATACCGGGAAAAACCATGCCCAACTTCCGGGTTGTGGACCGGGATATCTCCAAAGTCTATGACAAATTCATTTCGGTCGGCCCGGGTATCAGGAAAAATGGACTTGGAATGCACGGAGTTCATATCGATGTAGCCGATCTGCATGAACAGCATTTGAAAGAATTTCCAACCGAACTGGTTGAGGGAGAAGAACGGATTTCACTTCGGGAGGATAAACTGGTCTGTGAATTCATCCTGGCCTTTGCGGCCGAAACCAACGGAGAACTGGCCTGGCGTGCGTTTGACTATGAATCGAAAAAAACCGGGCTGGATCTGATGGATCTGGCAGGTCCCAACCGCGGTGTAAAAATCACCTTCGCCGACATTGTGGCCAATCCGAGAAGAGTGTTGACTTCACCATTCTGGACCGGGTTCACCACCAAGGGCCGGACCTACTCGGCCTACTGTCTGAACGTGGAACGGGGTGTTCCGTTCCGGACCCTGACCGGAAGGCAGCATTTCTATCTGGATCACGAAGCCTACGTTCAATATGGAGAAAACCTTCCGACCCACAAACCTGTCATCGATGCCCTGCACTACGGTGATCTGGTCAATTCATCACCTGAGGGGCAGACAATCCGGCTCAATTTCCTGACTCCACACGGTAAGTGGGGTATTCACTCCACTTACGGAGACACGGTGAGGATGAAAACCTTATCGAGGGGAGTGGAACCCGTCTGGATGAACGATGAGGACGCAAAGGCCATCGGCGTTCAGGATAATGATTGGGTGGAAATTATCAATGACAACGGTGTGATGTGCACACGGGCGAACGTCAGTCACCGGTTACCAAGAGGAATGTGCATGGTTTATCACAGTCCTGAAAGAACCCTTTCCGTCCCCAAATCACCCGAAAGAGGAAACCGGCGGGGCGGTGGGCATAACAGTCTTACACGGGTGAGGTTAAAACCTCTGTTCATGATCGGCGGTTACGCCCAGTTTACCTACGCCTTCAACTATTGGGGTCCGACCGGTGTAAACCGCGAAACCCAGGTCATTATCAAAAAAATGAATCAGGTCAATTATTAA
- the narH gene encoding nitrate reductase subunit beta encodes MNIKSHVSMVFHLDKCIGCHTCSIACKNIWTDRPGAEYMWWNNVETKPGTGFPTQWENQEKYKGGWARENGKLKLRSQSKAGHWFRLFYNPNQPGLDEYYEPWTYDYQNLFNAPEGDDQPTARAISQITGKPIEINAGPNWDDDLSGSPKYAMNDPNNDHLTPAEREQLLEIENIAMMYLPRICNHCTNPSCVAACPSGAIYKRGEDGVVLINQDKCRGWRACIPACPYKKIYYNWKTGKSEKCILCYPRLETGQPPACFHSCVGRIRYMGVILYDADRIEWAMSADNQNLVEAQRSIILDPFDEQVIETALSQGVTLATIEAAQKSPVYQYVKVWKLALPLHIEYRTSPMLFYVPPLLPVMGRVDHGLYSQDSDTFFAGVEQARLTLDYLANLFSAGNKEVLLYSLRKMLAIRYYQRLKQVRDINRDHVLDILMKAGTTEVEADAIYHMTSLPTQDERFVLPPTQRDQAIEPVMDPEVCKGCTGFGTHDQPSRGF; translated from the coding sequence ATGAATATCAAATCACACGTCTCGATGGTGTTTCATCTCGACAAATGCATCGGGTGCCACACCTGCAGCATTGCATGTAAAAACATCTGGACGGACCGTCCGGGGGCGGAATACATGTGGTGGAACAATGTGGAAACCAAACCGGGTACCGGTTTCCCCACCCAATGGGAAAATCAGGAGAAATACAAAGGCGGTTGGGCCCGGGAAAACGGAAAACTGAAACTGCGGTCCCAGTCAAAAGCCGGGCATTGGTTCAGGTTATTTTACAATCCGAATCAACCCGGGCTTGATGAGTATTATGAGCCCTGGACTTACGATTACCAGAATCTGTTCAACGCACCCGAAGGGGACGATCAGCCAACGGCCCGGGCTATTTCACAAATCACCGGTAAGCCGATCGAAATCAATGCCGGCCCGAACTGGGATGATGACCTGAGCGGATCACCCAAATATGCCATGAACGATCCGAACAACGATCACCTGACCCCGGCCGAACGGGAACAATTGCTCGAGATCGAAAACATTGCCATGATGTATCTGCCGCGTATCTGCAACCATTGCACCAATCCGTCCTGTGTGGCGGCTTGTCCATCGGGCGCCATTTATAAACGGGGCGAAGATGGCGTTGTGCTGATCAATCAGGACAAATGCCGCGGATGGCGTGCATGCATTCCGGCCTGTCCGTACAAGAAAATCTATTACAACTGGAAAACCGGTAAGTCGGAAAAATGTATTCTCTGTTACCCCCGTCTGGAAACCGGTCAACCGCCTGCCTGCTTCCATTCCTGCGTCGGCCGCATCCGGTACATGGGTGTGATTCTGTACGATGCTGACCGCATTGAATGGGCCATGAGTGCCGACAATCAGAATCTGGTTGAAGCCCAACGCAGCATTATTCTGGATCCATTCGATGAACAGGTGATTGAAACAGCACTTAGTCAGGGAGTGACCCTCGCCACCATTGAAGCCGCTCAGAAATCACCGGTCTATCAATACGTGAAAGTATGGAAACTGGCCCTGCCGCTACATATCGAATACCGCACCTCGCCCATGTTGTTTTACGTTCCACCCCTGCTGCCTGTCATGGGTCGTGTCGATCATGGCCTTTACTCTCAGGATAGCGACACCTTTTTTGCCGGTGTCGAACAGGCACGCCTCACCCTCGATTATCTCGCCAATCTTTTCTCGGCAGGAAATAAAGAGGTGCTCCTCTATTCGCTGCGGAAAATGCTGGCCATCCGGTATTACCAGCGGCTGAAACAGGTCAGGGATATTAACCGCGACCATGTGCTGGATATTCTGATGAAAGCAGGAACCACCGAGGTGGAAGCCGATGCCATCTATCACATGACCAGTCTGCCAACCCAGGATGAACGATTTGTGCTTCCGCCAACCCAGCGGGATCAGGCCATTGAACCGGTGATGGATCCCGAAGTCTGCAAGGGTTGTACCGGATTCGGAACCCACGACCAGCCTTCAAGGGGCTTTTAA